The following proteins come from a genomic window of Kitasatospora sp. NBC_01246:
- a CDS encoding cupin domain-containing protein, giving the protein MTNEPRTGERPAEPVVSVVGPGEGETILLGSTRLRILEDGSTTGHRLGIAESVLAPHTPGPPQHRHSQHDEGFYVVSGTVRFTVGEREHDATPGTLVMVPPGAPHTFANPTDQPAVMLSTFTPDLYVQYFRDLQDMMAGGGALTPRAHLGVMSRYATEPATDLT; this is encoded by the coding sequence ATGACGAACGAACCGAGGACCGGCGAACGGCCGGCGGAGCCCGTGGTGTCGGTGGTCGGCCCGGGCGAGGGCGAGACGATCCTCCTGGGCAGTACCCGACTGCGCATCCTGGAGGACGGCAGCACCACCGGGCACCGGCTCGGGATCGCCGAGTCCGTGCTCGCGCCGCACACCCCCGGACCGCCGCAGCACCGTCACTCCCAGCACGACGAGGGTTTCTACGTCGTCTCCGGCACGGTGCGGTTCACCGTCGGGGAGCGGGAGCACGACGCGACGCCGGGCACCCTGGTGATGGTCCCGCCCGGCGCCCCGCACACCTTCGCCAATCCGACCGACCAACCGGCCGTCATGCTCAGCACGTTCACGCCGGACCTCTACGTGCAGTACTTCCGCGACCTCCAGGACATGATGGCCGGCGGCGGGGCGCTGACCCCGCGGGCCCACCTCGGGGTGATGAGCCGCTACGCCACC